From the genome of Alicyclobacillus sp. SO9:
TGGCGGGCTTTCTCCTGTTTAATCGCCACCCGGCGAAGGTGTTCATGGGGGACACCGGTTCGCTAGCCATAGGCGGCGGACTTGCCACAGTGGCGGTCCTGACGCACAGCGAACTCATTCTAATTTTGTTTGGTTTGGTTTTTGTTATCGAAACGCTGTCAGTGATTATTCAGGTGACGTCTTTTCAGTTGTTTGGTAAGCGTGTATTCCGGATGAGTCCGCTGCATCACCATTTCGAATTGTCGGGATGGAGTGAATGGGGTGTGGTGCTGGCGTTCTGGTTGTTTTCATTTTTGTCCGCGTTTGGAACCCTTGCTTTGCTCAAATCGTAAAGCAAACGGGTGAATGGAGGTAACTTGTGTGAGACTACAAGCGGGGCAGCGTGTCATAGTAATGGGACTAGCAAAGAGCGGTGAAGCTGTGGCTAGGTTGCTGCTGCGTCAAGGTGTAAACGTGATTGTCAACGACCAAAAAGACCCTGACGCAAAGAACACTGCGGTGAGAGAGTTGAGGGACCTGGGGGCGGAATTCGTCTTTGGCGGACACCCCTTATCACTGCTTGATTTTCACCCCGATTTCATTGTCAAGAATCCGGGGATTCCATATTCGGTGCCATTGCTGCAAGAGGCAAAACGACTGGCGGTTCCCATATATACAGAGATAGAGGTGTCATCGTGGCTGATGAAGTCACCTCTGTTCGCTATAACGGGATCGAACGGGAAGACCACCACGACAACCTTGATTGGTCAAATTTTAGATCACGCTGGACAAAATCCAGTTGTCGCGGGGAATATCGGACGGGTGCTATCTGGAGTGATTGAGGATGTGGCACCACATCAGCCCGTTGTCCTCGAGGTGTCCAGTTTTCAATTAATGGGCACGGAAAGTCTTCATCCCAAGATTGCCGTACTTTTGAACTTGTATCCGGCACATCTTGACTATCACAAGACATTTGACAACTACGCTGCAGCGAAGATGCGTCTTTTTCAAAACATGACAGCGGAGGATACGGCAGTGCTGAACTACGACCAGCCGCAGATTCGGACGCGAGCTGAGCGGGTCATGGCTTCAATTGTCTGGTTCAGCCAAAGCACGGTATTGACCAAGGGTGTCTGGGTGGAGAACAGTCAAATTGTGGCAGACGTAGGAATGGGAAGAATGGAGATTATTTCTGTCTCTGACCTGGGACTGCCGCACAACCTTGAAAATACGTTGGCTGCTGTAGCGGTGGCTTTGCTTGCCGGAACGGCGCCGTCAGTGATAGCGGATGTCTTGTCCTCGTTTTCGGGTGTGGAACACCGGATGGAGTTGGTTGCGCGGGTTCATGACGTAACCTTTTATAACGATTCCAAGGCGACGAATCCACAGGCTGCACTACGGGCACTTCAGTCGTTTGACCAGAATGTGATTTGGATTGGCGGCGGACTAGACCGGGGGGATGATTACGCCGTCCTCCAAGATGCAATACAGGGACGAGTTAAGGCAGCTGTGCTGCTGGGACAATCTGCTGCTCGACTGGAGCAGGTGTGCAGCCAATCAGGTATTGCGCAAGTGAAGCTTGTTTCGTCCATTGAGGAGGCTGTTGCTGCCGCGGCTCTCGCAGCCGCTCCCGGAGATGTCGTACTGCTGTCGCCAGCCTGTGCGAGTTGGGACATGTTCAACTCCTTTGAAGAGCGTGGAAGCATGTTCAAGCAAGCGGTGCATAGACTGTAACGACGGGGGTTGTCCCGATTCGGGCGCCTGTGCGGCAGGCGATCTGGCGAATCGGGTGCCTGTGCGTGTCAGTATTCTGCTTGCAGAGTTGAATGGAGGCGTCTCCGGTTGGTGCGAACACGACAGAAGTTTGATTTTGTCATTGTCGGAGTCACACTGGTTCTGCTCGTCTTTGGGATTGTTATGGTTCACAGTGCAAGTTCTGTGTTGTCGCTGCATAAGTTTAACGATTCGTTCTTCTATGCGAAGCGGCAACTGCTGTTCGGAGGTCTGGGGCTTGTTTTGATGTTTCTCATGTCCAATTACGACTACCACAAACTGCGTCAATGGGCACCGAAAATTGCAGTAATCAGCTTCGTCTTTCTTGCCGTTGTGCTGATTCCAGGCATCGGCCAAAACCGCGGTGGCTCACAGGCGTGGCTCGGAATTGGATCGTTCGGGATACAGCCGTCGGAATTCGCAAAACTTGGTTTAATACTGTTCCTGGCACACTATCTGGCAGATGCCGGCGACAAAATGCACTCGTTCTGGAAAGGTTTTGTTCCCCCTTTGGGCATGGCGCTGTTGGCTGTTGCGCTCATTATGCTGGAACCTGACTTGGGTCAGAGCGTGGTGATTATGGGGACCGCTGTCATCCTGCTGTTTGCGGCGGGAGCGCGCTATACACACCTAGGGGTGCTGTTTGGAACAGGACTAGTCGGGTTCAGTGTGCTTGTGGCTACAGCTAGTTACAGAGTTGCGCGAATTACAGCCTTTTTGAATCCGTGGAAAGACCCGCTCAAGAACGGTTATCAAATCATTCAGTCCCTCTATGCGCTTGGCTCTGGCGGACTGCTTGGGCTGGGACTTGGCCAGAGCCGGCAGAAGTTTCTCTATTTGCCAGAGCCTCAAACCGATTTTATTTTCTCCATCATTGGTGAAGAACTTGGGTTATTGGGAGCCGCGTGCCTGCTTCTGTTGTTTGCGGTGCTGGTATGGCGGGGCTTTCGTGCAGCCCTGTTTGCTCCGGACAGATTTGGGTCATTGCTTGCGAGCGGTATCTCTGGCATGATTGCAGTGCAAGTGCTAATCAACATCGGCGTTGTAACTGGTTCCATTCCAGCAACAGGTATTACGTTGCCGTTTATTAGTTATGGAGGGTCTTCTCTGACATTGATGCTAACCGGAGTCGGAATCCTCCTTAACATCTCTCGGCAATCTTCCTATGTCATGAGCTAGTTTTAGAAGCTCTGACTGCTGCCCCGTGAACCTGTGCGAGCAGCTGATGAAGGAGCTGAAGTATAGGCATGAGGTTTTTGTTGACAGGCGGCGGTACGGGCGGCCACATCTATCCTGCTTTAACGCTCTGGCATACGATAGAGACGCGGATGCCTGATGCAGAGGTGCTGTACGTTGGGACTGAAAGGGGATTGGAGCATGGCATTGTTCCTCGAGCAGGTCTCCCTTTTCAGACTATTTTTGCGGCGGGTTTGCGGCGCCAGGTAAGCTTGCAAGCCGTCAAAACGGTGTGGACTACATATCGGGGATACAGACAAGCGAAACGGCTTCTCAAGAAATTTAAGCCGGATGTTGTTGTGGGAACCGGGGGCTATGTGACACTTCCAGTCGTCTACGCAGCAGCCAGACTTGGCATTCCATCGGTGGTCTGGGAAGCCAATGCGAGACCAGGATTGACAAATGTTTTGTGCTCACGTAAATCGAGTGCGGTGGCTGTCTGTTTTGAAGACAGTGGTCGATACTTTCCGAAAGCAAAAAAAGTGGTTTTGACCGGTAATCCGAGAGGCAGTGAAGTGTTGCACTACGACCGCAAGGACTTGTTGTCTGCGCAAGAAGCTTATGGACTGGATGCGTCTAAGAAACTGATTTTGTGTTATGGAGGAAGCCGCGGCGCAGAAACAGTAAATCAGGTGTTGGTGGACTTAATTCCCCGCTTTCACAGCAAGCAAGATTGGCAACTACTTTACATTACCGGTGAAGCCCACTACGAATCCGTTCAGCGGCAATTGTCCGCTCCCCTGCCTGCCAATGTGGCTGTCGTACCCTTTGCCTACGATATGCCCCATTTGTTGCCGCAAGCTGCTGTTGTGGTTACGCGAGCTGGGGGCGCTACGTTGGCGGAGGTCTGTTCGCTCGGCTTAGCGGCCATTTTAATTCCCTCTCCGTACGTGACTGCAAATCACCAAGAAGAGAATGCGAGACGTCTGGCTCAGGCAGGCGCTGCCAAAATGATTGTTGAAAATGAACTAACGCCTGACAAGTTGTGGTCCGAGCTGACAAAAGTGCTAGACAGTCCTGAAGGGGACAGTCTGCGCCGGGCCGCACTTAGTAAAGCTGCACCGGACGCTGTAGAGAAACTTTACGAAGTGGTCATGGCGGCTGTGACACGGTAAATCGTGTCCGGGACTTTGACACACACTCGGGCTTTTAGCCATAGGATGCTACACGGACCTGGGCAGGATACGTAGGTCGTGGAGGTTACAATGAAGACACATGTTACAGAGGCATTTAGCAAACGCAACGTTGAACACGTGAAGTTTCACGAACCCCTGGCCCGCTACACGACGTGGAGAATCGGGGGCTTAGCGGACGTCCTTGTGGCTCCTGCAAGTGTGCAGGAACTTCGCGGGGCGCTTCAGGCTGCCTCGGACCTTGGGCTGCCTTGGACGGTCATTGGAAAGGGATCGAACGTCCTTGTGCAGGATGGCGGTGTCCGTGGTTTGGTGCTTCACATGGGCGGAGCGTTTGCCGATATCAGTGTACAGGGAACGAAAGTGATTGCACAAGCTGGACGTTCGTTTGTATCAGCTGCCAACATTTCACTTCGAAATGACCTTCAGGGACTAGAGTTTGCCACTGGTATACCCGGTTCAGTTGGCGGTGCCGTTATGATGAACGCAGGAGCCCACGGCGGTGAAGTGAGAGAGGTGTTGGAATGGGCTGATGCGATGGACTCCGAGGGCAGGGTTCATCATTTCACAAATGCTGATCTTCAGTTCGATTACCGCTACAGCATTTTGAAAGATAATCCCATGGTGGTGGTAACAGCCTGCTTTAATCTTGAGCCGGGGAACGGCCAGCCGCTTTTGCAGGAAGTTAAGAGGTGGTCCGTCAGAAGAGCCGCTACGCAACCCTTGTCTCAA
Proteins encoded in this window:
- the murG gene encoding undecaprenyldiphospho-muramoylpentapeptide beta-N-acetylglucosaminyltransferase — encoded protein: MRFLLTGGGTGGHIYPALTLWHTIETRMPDAEVLYVGTERGLEHGIVPRAGLPFQTIFAAGLRRQVSLQAVKTVWTTYRGYRQAKRLLKKFKPDVVVGTGGYVTLPVVYAAARLGIPSVVWEANARPGLTNVLCSRKSSAVAVCFEDSGRYFPKAKKVVLTGNPRGSEVLHYDRKDLLSAQEAYGLDASKKLILCYGGSRGAETVNQVLVDLIPRFHSKQDWQLLYITGEAHYESVQRQLSAPLPANVAVVPFAYDMPHLLPQAAVVVTRAGGATLAEVCSLGLAAILIPSPYVTANHQEENARRLAQAGAAKMIVENELTPDKLWSELTKVLDSPEGDSLRRAALSKAAPDAVEKLYEVVMAAVTR
- the spoVE gene encoding stage V sporulation protein E, giving the protein MVRTRQKFDFVIVGVTLVLLVFGIVMVHSASSVLSLHKFNDSFFYAKRQLLFGGLGLVLMFLMSNYDYHKLRQWAPKIAVISFVFLAVVLIPGIGQNRGGSQAWLGIGSFGIQPSEFAKLGLILFLAHYLADAGDKMHSFWKGFVPPLGMALLAVALIMLEPDLGQSVVIMGTAVILLFAAGARYTHLGVLFGTGLVGFSVLVATASYRVARITAFLNPWKDPLKNGYQIIQSLYALGSGGLLGLGLGQSRQKFLYLPEPQTDFIFSIIGEELGLLGAACLLLLFAVLVWRGFRAALFAPDRFGSLLASGISGMIAVQVLINIGVVTGSIPATGITLPFISYGGSSLTLMLTGVGILLNISRQSSYVMS
- the murD gene encoding UDP-N-acetylmuramoyl-L-alanine--D-glutamate ligase; this encodes MRLQAGQRVIVMGLAKSGEAVARLLLRQGVNVIVNDQKDPDAKNTAVRELRDLGAEFVFGGHPLSLLDFHPDFIVKNPGIPYSVPLLQEAKRLAVPIYTEIEVSSWLMKSPLFAITGSNGKTTTTTLIGQILDHAGQNPVVAGNIGRVLSGVIEDVAPHQPVVLEVSSFQLMGTESLHPKIAVLLNLYPAHLDYHKTFDNYAAAKMRLFQNMTAEDTAVLNYDQPQIRTRAERVMASIVWFSQSTVLTKGVWVENSQIVADVGMGRMEIISVSDLGLPHNLENTLAAVAVALLAGTAPSVIADVLSSFSGVEHRMELVARVHDVTFYNDSKATNPQAALRALQSFDQNVIWIGGGLDRGDDYAVLQDAIQGRVKAAVLLGQSAARLEQVCSQSGIAQVKLVSSIEEAVAAAALAAAPGDVVLLSPACASWDMFNSFEERGSMFKQAVHRL
- the murB gene encoding UDP-N-acetylmuramate dehydrogenase, translated to MKTHVTEAFSKRNVEHVKFHEPLARYTTWRIGGLADVLVAPASVQELRGALQAASDLGLPWTVIGKGSNVLVQDGGVRGLVLHMGGAFADISVQGTKVIAQAGRSFVSAANISLRNDLQGLEFATGIPGSVGGAVMMNAGAHGGEVREVLEWADAMDSEGRVHHFTNADLQFDYRYSILKDNPMVVVTACFNLEPGNGQPLLQEVKRWSVRRAATQPLSQPNCGSVFRNPPGNYSARLIETAGLKGLRRGDAQISEKHANFIVNLGHATARDVLWLMNHVQETVANQFNIHLETEVRIIGEPASGR